A single genomic interval of Caldisericum sp. harbors:
- a CDS encoding uracil-DNA glycosylase: MGKVEMLKEIENDIRHCTKCDLHKTKTHYVPGVGPADARIMFVGEGPGRDEDIQGLPFVGAAGKLLTQLLSSIGIDRSEVFIGNIVKCRPPNNRVPTPEEVEACLPYLYAQISVIEPEIIVTLGNTPLNALISPTLKVSSAHGRVFEKDGLRFFVTFHPAAALYHGEYKDLLVKDFMKLKEILDETKIVGGS, from the coding sequence ATGGGAAAAGTTGAGATGCTTAAGGAGATCGAAAACGACATAAGGCACTGCACGAAGTGCGACCTTCACAAAACAAAGACGCATTATGTTCCTGGTGTTGGTCCTGCTGATGCGCGAATAATGTTTGTGGGGGAAGGACCTGGGCGTGACGAAGATATACAGGGGCTTCCTTTTGTCGGGGCAGCAGGAAAACTCCTTACTCAACTTCTTTCAAGCATCGGAATCGATAGATCTGAAGTTTTTATTGGCAATATTGTTAAGTGCAGGCCTCCAAATAACAGAGTGCCAACACCAGAGGAGGTCGAGGCGTGTTTGCCATACCTCTATGCGCAGATTTCCGTTATAGAACCCGAGATTATCGTTACACTTGGCAATACTCCTCTTAATGCGCTTATCTCTCCAACACTCAAGGTGAGTTCAGCCCACGGAAGAGTATTTGAAAAGGATGGCTTGAGGTTTTTTGTTACATTTCACCCCGCAGCAGCACTTTACCACGGGGAATACAAGGATTTACTTGTTAAGGATTTTATGAAGTTGAAGGAAATATTAGACGAAACCAAAATTGTAGGAGGTTCTTAG